From Apus apus isolate bApuApu2 unplaced genomic scaffold, bApuApu2.pri.cur manual_scaffold_30_ctg1, whole genome shotgun sequence, a single genomic window includes:
- the LOC127396194 gene encoding uncharacterized protein LOC127396194 isoform X1, which yields MPGSLFQGMSSLPLSPMVASAAALARALRALAGLAEALGAPGTVAAALAEAEAALAEAEAAVRRLEAELVSSVAAAAPVAPTPGLNVEGLYRLLEAMAKATAEELDRELKRNRRRRRALWLLRTSAVVLMVVCAPLLALDVVREALSMTQESHLIPCLAAVALVAQVALWGAETSKHHLSEATSLQHCQAQRYQHLAQDAAAAAAAAAAATAQAAQDITNVHVTLGVLEEVTSHLRALVDAVIQDQEAGRGFPTSTRALGDAVVALGTVMGDKEMTEKLTRALEALPGDK from the exons CTGGCGGGGCTGGCGGAGGCGCTGGGGGCCCCGGGGACGGTGGCAGCGGCGCTGGCGGAGGCCGAGGCGGCCCTGGCGGAGGCGGAGGCGGCGGTGAGGCGGCTGGAGGCTGAGCTGGTGTCGTCGGTAGCGGCGGCGGCCCCGGTGGCCCCAACGCCCGGGCTCAACGTCGAGGGGCTGTACCGGCTGCTGGAGGCGATGGCCAAGGCCACCGCGGAGGAACTGGACCGGGAGCTGAAGCGGAACCGGCGGCGCCGCCGGGCCCTCTGGCTGCTCCGGACCAGCGCCGTGGTCCTGATGGTTGTCTGTGCCCCCCTGC TGGCCCTGGACGTGGTGCGGGAGGCGCTGAGTATGACACAGGAGAGTCACCTCATCCCCTGCCTGGCCGCCGTGGCCCTGGTGGCCCAGGTGGCCCTGTGGGGCGCGGAGACGTCCAAGCACCACCTGAGCGAGGCCACCAgcctccagcactgccaggccCAGCGCTACCAGCACCTGGCCCAGgacgccgccgccgccgccgccgccgccgctgccgccacCGCCCAGGCCGCCCAGGACATCACCAACGTCCATGTCAccctgggggtgctggaggAGGTGACGAGTCACCTCAGGGCCTTGGTGGACGCTGTCATCCAGGACCAGGAGGCGGGCCGGGGCTTCCCCACCAGCACCCGGGCCTTGGGGGACGCCGTGGTGGCCTTGGGGACAGTGATGGGGGACAAGGAGATGACAGAGAAGTTGACCAGGGCGCTGGAGGCTCTGCCGGGGGACAAGTAG
- the LOC127396194 gene encoding uncharacterized protein LOC127396194 isoform X2 yields the protein MSSLPLSPMVASAAALARALRALAGLAEALGAPGTVAAALAEAEAALAEAEAAVRRLEAELVSSVAAAAPVAPTPGLNVEGLYRLLEAMAKATAEELDRELKRNRRRRRALWLLRTSAVVLMVVCAPLLALDVVREALSMTQESHLIPCLAAVALVAQVALWGAETSKHHLSEATSLQHCQAQRYQHLAQDAAAAAAAAAAATAQAAQDITNVHVTLGVLEEVTSHLRALVDAVIQDQEAGRGFPTSTRALGDAVVALGTVMGDKEMTEKLTRALEALPGDK from the exons CTGGCGGGGCTGGCGGAGGCGCTGGGGGCCCCGGGGACGGTGGCAGCGGCGCTGGCGGAGGCCGAGGCGGCCCTGGCGGAGGCGGAGGCGGCGGTGAGGCGGCTGGAGGCTGAGCTGGTGTCGTCGGTAGCGGCGGCGGCCCCGGTGGCCCCAACGCCCGGGCTCAACGTCGAGGGGCTGTACCGGCTGCTGGAGGCGATGGCCAAGGCCACCGCGGAGGAACTGGACCGGGAGCTGAAGCGGAACCGGCGGCGCCGCCGGGCCCTCTGGCTGCTCCGGACCAGCGCCGTGGTCCTGATGGTTGTCTGTGCCCCCCTGC TGGCCCTGGACGTGGTGCGGGAGGCGCTGAGTATGACACAGGAGAGTCACCTCATCCCCTGCCTGGCCGCCGTGGCCCTGGTGGCCCAGGTGGCCCTGTGGGGCGCGGAGACGTCCAAGCACCACCTGAGCGAGGCCACCAgcctccagcactgccaggccCAGCGCTACCAGCACCTGGCCCAGgacgccgccgccgccgccgccgccgccgctgccgccacCGCCCAGGCCGCCCAGGACATCACCAACGTCCATGTCAccctgggggtgctggaggAGGTGACGAGTCACCTCAGGGCCTTGGTGGACGCTGTCATCCAGGACCAGGAGGCGGGCCGGGGCTTCCCCACCAGCACCCGGGCCTTGGGGGACGCCGTGGTGGCCTTGGGGACAGTGATGGGGGACAAGGAGATGACAGAGAAGTTGACCAGGGCGCTGGAGGCTCTGCCGGGGGACAAGTAG
- the LOC127396190 gene encoding uncharacterized protein LOC127396190 isoform X1 has translation METPEATGATVPPEVSPELLKPLVTVVATLGELGATPGDVPLAGPLGSLRAGLVALVTNIRRAMDHPHGEATRLRRVLATAGATSAATPELEGSAVPRAATKDAWATAATVTREWLKVVAVVEDTWVRVAGDAEHLRDACRDAATAGATARATGDHLAVAVAQEKEARQELLMATRGLPITSELATMAEVVAAHRTQVANASTKLQEATKATEKAVVAMVEAQVAGARGRRAGLALEPLGRLVATCHAATYCYCHLRRRLEDIEATMAGRGGPEGTIGGPEITQEGPGVPTDLMAAVAAAEVLWEASGRLAKGHLLGTLRVARGLLAIPGVPDATAAARVAQQCHIATAAIPGLLSRGQQ, from the exons ATGGAGACCCCTGAGGCCACCGGGGCCACCGTCCCCCCCGAG gtgtccccagagctgctgaagcCACTGGTGACTGTGGTGGCCAccctgggggagctgggagccacCCCAGGGGATGTCCCCCTGGCTGGGCCACTGGGCTCGCTGCGGGCCGGGCTGGTGGCCCTGGTGACCAACATCCGTCGGGCCATGGACCACCCCCACGGAGAGGCCACCCGCCTGCGGCGTGTCCTGGCCACCGCAGGGGCCACCTCTGCAGCCACCCCTGAGCTGGAGGGTTCCGCTGTCCCCAGGGCCGCCACGAAGGACGCCTGGGCCACCGCGGCAACCGTCACCCGTGAGTGGCTGAAGGTGGTGGCCGTGGTGGAGGACACTTGGGTCAGGGTGGCAGGGGACGCCGAGCACCTGAGGGACGCCTGCAGGGACGCGGCCACCGCCGGGGCCACCGCCAGGGCCACCGGGGACCACCTGGCTGTGGCGGTGGCCCAGGAGAAGGAGGCACgccaggagctgctgatggCCACCCGGGGACTGCCCATCACCTCCGAGTTGGCCACCATGGCCGAGGTGGTGGCAGCCCACAGGACACAGGTGGCCAATGCCAGCACCAAGCTGCAGGAGGCCACCAAGGCCACTGAGAAGGCGGTGGTGGCCATGGTGGAGGCGCAGGTGGCCGGtgcgcggggccggcgggcagggctggccctggaGCCCCTGGGCCGCTTGGTGGCCACTTGCCACGCGGCCACCTACTGCTACTGTCACCTGCGGCGCCGCCTCGAGGACATCGAGGCCACCATGGCTGGACGTGGAGGTCCTGAGGGGACAATTGGTGGCCCTGAGATCACCCAGGAGGGTCCTGGTGTCCCCACGGACCTGATGGCAGCGGTGGCAGCAGCCGAGGTGCTGTGGGAAGCCAGTGGCCGCCTGGCCAAGGGCCACCTCCTGGGGACACTGCGGGTGGCCCGGGGGCTGTTGGCCATCCCTGGTGTCCCCGATGCCACCGCAGCCGCCAGAGTGGCTCAACAGTGTCACATCGCCACCGCTGCCATCCCGGGGCTGCTGTCGCGGGGACAGCAGTAG
- the LOC127396190 gene encoding uncharacterized protein LOC127396190 isoform X2, whose product METPEATGATVPPEVSPELLKPLVTVVATLGELGATPGDVPLAGPLGSLRAGLVALVTNIRRAMDHPHGEATRLRRVLATAGATSAATPELEGSAVPRAATKDAWATAATVTREWLKVVAVVEDTWVRVAGDAEHLRDACRDAATAGATARATGDHLAVAVAQEKEARQELLMATRGLPITSELATMAEVVAAHRTQVANASTKLQEATKATEKAVVAMVEAQVAGARGRRAGLALEPLGRLVATCHAATYCYCHLRRRLEDIEATMAGRGGPEGTIGGPEITQEGPGVPTDLMAAVAAAEVLWEASGRLAKGHLLGTLRVARGLLAIPGVPDATAAARVAQQCHIATAAIPGLLSRGQQ is encoded by the coding sequence gtgtccccagagctgctgaagcCACTGGTGACTGTGGTGGCCAccctgggggagctgggagccacCCCAGGGGATGTCCCCCTGGCTGGGCCACTGGGCTCGCTGCGGGCCGGGCTGGTGGCCCTGGTGACCAACATCCGTCGGGCCATGGACCACCCCCACGGAGAGGCCACCCGCCTGCGGCGTGTCCTGGCCACCGCAGGGGCCACCTCTGCAGCCACCCCTGAGCTGGAGGGTTCCGCTGTCCCCAGGGCCGCCACGAAGGACGCCTGGGCCACCGCGGCAACCGTCACCCGTGAGTGGCTGAAGGTGGTGGCCGTGGTGGAGGACACTTGGGTCAGGGTGGCAGGGGACGCCGAGCACCTGAGGGACGCCTGCAGGGACGCGGCCACCGCCGGGGCCACCGCCAGGGCCACCGGGGACCACCTGGCTGTGGCGGTGGCCCAGGAGAAGGAGGCACgccaggagctgctgatggCCACCCGGGGACTGCCCATCACCTCCGAGTTGGCCACCATGGCCGAGGTGGTGGCAGCCCACAGGACACAGGTGGCCAATGCCAGCACCAAGCTGCAGGAGGCCACCAAGGCCACTGAGAAGGCGGTGGTGGCCATGGTGGAGGCGCAGGTGGCCGGtgcgcggggccggcgggcagggctggccctggaGCCCCTGGGCCGCTTGGTGGCCACTTGCCACGCGGCCACCTACTGCTACTGTCACCTGCGGCGCCGCCTCGAGGACATCGAGGCCACCATGGCTGGACGTGGAGGTCCTGAGGGGACAATTGGTGGCCCTGAGATCACCCAGGAGGGTCCTGGTGTCCCCACGGACCTGATGGCAGCGGTGGCAGCAGCCGAGGTGCTGTGGGAAGCCAGTGGCCGCCTGGCCAAGGGCCACCTCCTGGGGACACTGCGGGTGGCCCGGGGGCTGTTGGCCATCCCTGGTGTCCCCGATGCCACCGCAGCCGCCAGAGTGGCTCAACAGTGTCACATCGCCACCGCTGCCATCCCGGGGCTGCTGTCGCGGGGACAGCAGTAG